The following is a genomic window from Calliphora vicina chromosome 5, idCalVici1.1, whole genome shotgun sequence.
aatgtattgttttttttattcgcgcgttgtttttgttttcacatagttttttttactaatacatactcactacttaggtttttgacaactgagttaggtctatgACGGCaaagtttccgatctatgtatatttatctatgttttgaagtgtttttcataaataattttaaaattgttttcagttcgtgtttctgaatttagaattttcttGTGATTTCTGTTAAGAGACCTgctgaataaataaattattgttctgttattttacagaaatattccaaaaataatataatgtttatttatttaataaagctCTTAAATCAAAAATCCAATAAGTTCTGTAATATTAACTTGATTTTACTGATCTTTATTCTCAAATTAAAGTTAGTTGGTTACGTTAAGCATTTCTTATTAATTTCGGGCTATATACCTACGTATTAAACCGGGCACTACCGATATTCccctttgaaaaatattaaattgcaacaaaCAAGTTTAACAACATAAGTacaaacaacaatatttttcaaagtatttataacaaaaacaaatcatttaGATTAATTGTAATCTTGCCAAGGTCAAGCTCATctctaaaattaataattataaacaaaattgtgtaaaactaaataaataaacagaaataaaataaaattatattaaatttcctGGCACGAGTAGAATCAGTCCGGCAGGTACATAAAAATAACAGGTAGCTGAAGAATTCAAGGGACAGGGTAGGAGGCAAGAATTGTGAGTAggtgttgttttctttttttgttgggtACTAATGTttgtttaaggttttttatttgtattaactAGCCAAAGAAACGTAGGTTTATTAATATacaatagaagaaaaaaataaaataaaaagaaaattaaacagtTTTTCCTTGTAGGAAATAAAACATCGAGCTAAACTGCCACctgttaaattttcaatattgacgTAGTTACTTTGTACTACACACGTCTACCAAAAAAACTCCCTAAATTTTCCATTCACTTgtataaatcataaaaaatttgttttccactTACAGTTTTTGGCCTAACATTTGGCATTAGAAATGGAAATCGTCCCACTTCATGTTTCTGCTCTGTCTGCAATTGCAAATTGTAGATACTGTTGTATTCGTCGTCATCTATGATTCCATATGTTAATTTTAGCCAAACAATAAGTACAATCGTTAACACTTGTAGCCTCTTTAAAGCCATCCCTGAGTaaacttttaacattttttttgctactGTATTGATTAAAAcacttttcttattttatttgtttgtttatttctttaatttattctgtctgatttctttttaaatctaaaacaataacaaaatgtattgGGGTTTTTTTCTAGTCggtgctttttttttaaatgttgttaaaaatttacttctacttaaaaaaaaatgtatttattgttcTTGTTGTGTGTGCGCCAAAAATGATAATGACGATGTTCACATCTCTGGGAACACAGTGAGAAAATGAAATCTCTTGAGAGAACTATATGAGATTTGAAACactgttgtttatttttgttattttttttccacacagacagaaaaaaatcaatatggCTGACGTACACAGTAAAATGTAATGAAACAGCTGTTCAACACTAACGGTATGTGGGTTGGGTTGATAAATTACGatacacaaacaaatttatccGTTTCCGTTAAGGAATTTTCctgtttgaaatgttgaaagaatttgaaataaacaaaGGAATTAATATGAACCTGTAtagtacatttttaaacatctaaATTACTTAAATTGATTTGTtgcgtttatttttaaaagaaaatttaaaaaaaaattacaaattcaaaTTCATAGAGATTAAAACTGAATTCGCATATGTTCACAAAgtcagaaacaaaaaaaaaaatattaaaaatttacataaaacaattttaaatttgtattgaaaagcTGGACAATTTTGAAGCATTTTGCGATAATTCTAACATTAGTCACATTGAAATATTGCCCCAGGTTACGCAGAAATTGTCGTTTGAACTGTTGGCTCCAAAAACCTCTCCTCACTTTAAATGTGTCCGAcggtgaaaaataaattttgtgaaaaaaaaataaatgtcgtggttttttgcttatatctcagccatttgtgtgccGAGTTTAAATAGCAACTTTAGTTGGACGAGATATTATCGAAGAccgggttaaaaaaaaaacaaatgtttcgGTTCAAGTGAAATTTGTATATCACAACAAAGTAAGTACAAAGAATATTCgactgtgtcgaatcttatataccctataacaaattatacaaaattgaaaaataaaattttttaatatttttttttttttttttttaatttataagtgAATTTTGTGAcaagaaaattttttggtgacaaaaaaaaaatcgggttagaaaatatttttcccaattttgacccattgtaggtccgacttactatggcgctatatacatcgttacaaaggactttgaaatatttatcattaatcatccatattgtctatattaatgacttagtaatccagatatagatcagaaATAGGCAAAAAATCGAGTTGTCAAGGTGTTTTCCTTAtatcatttgtggaccgattttctcaattttaaatagcaaccgaaccgggtctatagcggatatattgatgtatgaatctgtatgtaagttatttgggggctacggaaagttgatttcaacatacagactgacaggcggacatggctaaaTCGACTATAACGATtccgaatatacatatatacatgacaaacttatttataccctttccacaaatataaattatatcgGCGAGACTATTTTCGAATTGGCGTGGcttaaaatttgcaaatattttttccgatatctcggatattatattatatacacAATATTTCCAGGAAGTATAGCGCAATTAATAAActtgtagaaaatcttgaaaaaaaactttataatataTAGACAAAGGTAATGTAAAACCAAAATGTGAAGTATTTAATGTATAATGCGACTCTGTATGACCTTAAATGGAGatatctgattttttttaataaaaaaagactaAAGGCAAGCTAATAACATCGAGGTGtaataatgtacatatgtattttaaaaaaagtcaaactcaatttttcacttttatatCAGCGATGGAAAATTTTTACCGATAAATTCTACacaagaaaattaattatttcggttttttttctttaattttatatttattaaataaatatacaactttgtgttttttatataaattaatgttgaattttctataaatattaaaaaaaaaaataataaatttgcaaccaatttttttttttaaatattttaatttttttgttgattttctatacaatttgtaaaatttttttttagcaaataagTCGTTTCGTAGTatgagttttaaataaatatcatttGTTCGTTATTAAGTTTACAATGAGAGTTTCTTGAGATGCTTCCTTGTTTTTAGAAGATGATGAAAATGGTGTTGTTGAATCTAAATAAATAATGCATTTTTTAATAGGTGGTAAATAATTCCTCTTGTATGCTGTTGGATCTTAAGAGCTGAGAGGGGGTGGGACCACCTTCAAAGTTTATTTTAGGAGCTGCTTTGGAAGACTTTTGATTGTGATAGTCATCGGAGAATTCCTGAAACAGAGAAACagacaatttttattaatatccaCAAgggttaaatgttaaaaatgtgttaaaccTACCTTGAGACGATTGCCTAAGAAGTGAGCTCTTTCACGTTTCTTGACCATATAATCGGAAGCCATAAGCCATCTGTGCTCTTGACAGTCATCGGTGTATGGACGTTTTCTATTgaaagcaaataaaattaaaatgaatttttgtttaaaggaAACAGAGGATAATAATTAACTTACTGTGGATGACGTTTGAACAAGAACATTATAAATCTTGTGGCTTCGGGTGTTACTTCACTGAAGAGATTTTCAAATCTGTAACGTACATAGGTAATATTCTGCTTGGTTTCGTATTCGTCGGCACCGCGGAATGGGCTTGTGCCCGACAACAACAAATAGGTTAAAACACCTACTGACCAAATATCCGATTGTGGGAATACCGGTTCCTCCATTACCATTTCTGGAGCTTGGAAATCTAACATGCCACATGGTCTAACTTGTACACCCAATTTGTTGACCTTCTTGGTGCAACCGAAATCAATCAATTTGATTTGTATAGAACGGACGGAGGCCATCACAACGTTGTCGGGTTGAATGTTCAAGTGACAGAAACCACGCCAGTGCAAGTATTGCAAAGCATCCAAGAGTTGTACAACAACTGTGGCGACCATTTGTTCGGTGTATTGATGGCGACTGCTGAAATAGGTCAAAACATCGGCACCTTGCAGTTTCTCCATGATAAAGATGGCAATTGGAACATTAAGAGGTTTGTAGGCGGCAAACAAAGCAGGAATACGTTCGTGTCTTAATGTCTTGAAGTTATCAAATTCAGCAACAATATCCTCCTCGTTCTCCTCGCTGACTTCGAAGATCTTGGCCACTACAACGGCATCGGATGATTTTTGAATGCCCTTAACAATGGTGCTGAATTCACCACGAGCAATTTCCGAAATGAAACTATATTTCTCGTTGACCGAATGATCGGTAACCCAGTTGGGAGGTTCGCGTTCACAGTGGTAATCGGTGTGAACGCGTTCTTCTTCGGGCAAAACAACATGACCATTTTCGGTCAATTGTTGCAAATGTTTCATGGCTTTGGTAATATGAATTTTGGCAGCATCCATGCCGCTGGTGGCACCAGTAATAGGAATGCCCATTTCACTCCAGCCAATGCGATTTCTAGAAGCCAATCTAAATTGGTATTGGGTATTTGGTTGTAGATCGTGAACCAAGTAGAATTCGTGATCAATGTTGTCGGCAATGTTAATCCATGCATCACCATTTAAGCGTTTGTATTCCAAGCTATAACACAACACTGAAGTGTGACCATCATCACGAGGTTGTTTCCAACGCAACAAGATTTCACTGCTACTGGCAGCCGAAATTTCGGGAGAGTCAGGAGCATCGGGCAAAGTAGCGATCACTACACGACATCTGGCTACAGTTTGGCCAACCTTGTTACGGGCCACAGCCTTGTAGACACCGACATCGAATTGCATGGCAGGCTCTAAACGTAAAATGGAACGTCCATCTTCATCGGTGTGGAATTTAATACGATTGCTCTCATTTAGAACCATATCATTCTTGAACCACTGAATAGCGGGTTTGGGGTCACCAACGGCGAAGCAATGAATGTGGGCGGGTTGACCTTCAGTAATGGCTAATGCTTGAGGCTTTTCTCTGAAGAAGGGAGGATAACCCTCACGTCTGCATTCAATCATTGCTTCGGCCTCGGTGTATTCATCCAAGCGAGGGCCCAATTCGGTACGTAATCTGCGAATGGTGCAAGAGTCCTGAGCAGTGTACATGCTGATACGGCTGCGAGTACGTTCATCATCGATTTCTTCATCCATAATGTCGGTGAAACGACGACGTTCACGAATAATGGGCAAAGACCAATCCAAGCTTTCGTTCATGGCAAATGAAGGCGATCTTCTGTGGGCTACCTTCATGTATTCACGCAAACGTACGGGGAAGTTTACGTCACGCAATTGCAACAAGTATGTATCAGGGCCATATTGGTAACTAAATAAAAGAGAGACAAATTCAGTTACCTgagcaaatgaaaaaagtttccAAATACTTACTGGCTCTCGGATTGTATAATGCCTAATTCATATTCAGGAtgtaaatatttcgaataggtTTCAACACGCTTGGTGCGAATTCTGGGTTCGGGTAGGGGCTCCGGTGTTGACTCGGGAGTATAAACCAAGCCTGGAGGATAAACCATCTTTGAGGGATGTGTCCAACAACCACTCAAACGTCTACGTCTGAAGTAGTGCTTGCACGAGGCATTGGCATACCAATCTCTATAGTCGTTGTAATAGTTTCTCAAATGATCAGTACTGATGCGATATTCATCGTCAGACACGCGTCTATCCAACATAAAGAACCAAGGATGTCTCAAGGCTGTCTTTACATCCATACGTTCTTCGGGGCTGTAAACCAAGAGGCGTTTGATGAAATCGCGACCTTCATCGGTGATATGGGTCCAAATGGAATCGCTAAAGTCCCAATGACCTTCCTTAATTCTTTGCAAAGTTTCGCGATCATTAGCACCACGGAATGGATTGTGACCGGAAAGTAAAACATAAGTGATGACACCAACGCTCCACATATCGTGAGCAAAACCAACACCCTCTTTGTTCACCACTTCGGGTGAGACATATTCGGGCATGCCGTAGTCAAGAGTAGTCAATGTATGAGTATGGATGCGACGAGTTAAACCGAAATCGGAGATTTTCAAGAAATCACCACCCACAACAGAAATCAAAAGATCTTTgatctgaaaaaatttttaaatttaaaatgctaAATATTTGCTTTGTATATTAGTAGAAAGTCCTAAGAAACTTACTGTCAAACCCATATGGCCTAAGCCAGCATCGTGCATATGCTCCAAACCCCACAAAACTTGTCTTACATAGCAGGCAATATCACGTTCCCTAAAGTAATCTCTCTTCAACAAATTATCCCTGACCAATTCACCACCAGCTGCCAACTCCAAAATCAAGGTGACATTGCGATCAGTTTCGTAGGCATCATGTAGACGTATCAGATTTCTATGGTTCATGATGTTCATCATTTCCATTTCATTGAGCATGAATGGCCTGATCTCTGGCTTGCCATACATGATCTTGCCAGCATAACTGTCGCCGGTAGCACGTTCCACAGCATGATAAGTAATGCCCTGAGTTCCACGACCCAATTCATCACCGAAATCATATTTGTCTTCATAGCGGAATTGCTTGGTACGCACATATGGGTGTCTGCCATAGGTCTTGTATATATATTGATCCTCATTATCCTCGATATGGACCATGACCGAAGAACTAACCGATCCGGCCACATTGCGGGCACTAATCGAATAGAGACCGGCATCCTTAATGATGGTATCGCTGAGCGACAAAATGTAAACATGGGGTTCAATGTGACGAATCTTAATGCGAGTGGCATCAGCCAATGGTAGCCAGTCCTTATACCAACGAATCTCTGGTACTGGTACACCTACAACATGAGCCTCAATACGACCATTTTTACGGGCCATGATAAAGGTTTCATCTGGGCGTTTAGTAAAGCGGGGGTATTCAGCAATTTCCAAACGTACACGTTGTCTGGCTTCACCATGCTCATTGCTGGCCACAGCCTCATACCAACCTACATCACGATCCAACATTCTACAGCGACAAAGTACAATTAATaatgaatgaattaaattggcccattaattataataaagaaagaaaatctTACTTGTTGACAAACAAAGTGGCTTGACCGTTACGAGTGTAACTGAAGTCAAATCTGCCGCCAGGTTCAATTAGCATATCATCAAAGTAATAGGTCATCTTGGGTTTAGGATAACCATATACGAACCACATCAATTCGGTATTGTGGCCCTTTACACCATAAGTAACGTCTTTTTCGCGACGCAAGAATCTGAATGTGGGAAAATATATTATAGCTAGATGTAAATGGAATTTGTTTGCAAATTTAGACTTACTGAGGAGCTTGAGCCATACCATCGTGAGGAGGACATTCAATATCAAAGTCCTTAGGGAAGTAGGGTGAAGTTTCAGGCCTGAAATCGACACCTGGAGCCAAGTATGTGTATGTCCTTGGTGGATCAGGCACCAATTTGGATCTGGCAATAAAatcaatacaaaatatattaaagttcATACTTTAAAGTTCTCATTTGTTCTTACCTGTGGGTTTGAATATAAGGGCTGGGATCACTAACACCAAACTTATTGTCTACACGCACTCTAAATCTGTAATCTCTGAAAGGTTCCAAGTCCTTGACGTTGCAGGAACAGTTACGAATACCAGTACGAATAGTACGCCATTCTCCATCGGGAAGATCCATCATTTCAACTTGATAGGTAATTGGATAGCGGGGCATTGAAGGTACTGAAGGCTTCCATCCCAAATGCAAATTGCGATCGGTCATCTTTAAAATGTAAGGAGCTTCGGATAGTGGGTTTGGAGCACCGGTATGCTTGTATTTCTTGAAATCACTATATTGATCACCCAAAGGAACCTGAGAAGGACTGTCGAatgctgaaaaatttaaacatgtgTGAAAATTGTCCCACATAATAACATCCCACAAACTTACTATCGAACAACAATTCAGCTTCGCATTGTTCATCGCCATGAGGATTGAATATGCGACAGGTGTAACGACCCACATCATTTTCATCGGCATCCTTAATGGACAGACGCATTAAACCATTAGCTTCCGTTTCCATATGAATCTTATCTGTTGGGAAGATTTTCTGTCCATTCTTGAACCATTCAACTTCGGGTTTTGGATAACCAGTAGCCATGGCTGTAAATTTGGCCGCCATTCCCAAATAAATATCGCAATCACCAATTTTCTTGAGGAATACTGGTGGCTCAGAGCGAACATGTTTTTTGCTATACGAAATAATGGGCTTTAAATGATTGAACTCATTGAATTCATGATGTTTACTTACATTTCGTTAACAATATCCAAACGGCCTTGGGTAATGTCCTTGCCCTCCCTGTTGGTGGCAATGCACTTGTAGGTGCCCTTATCACGATCTCCACAGTCGCGAACTGTTAAAGTGTGATGATCACCATCATTCTTCATGTAGTACTTATCGCCATCCTCAATGGGTTTGTCATTGAAATACCACTGTAGATCGGGATAAGGTACGCCAGAAACAGATACAGAAATCTTGGCATCTCCACCATAAACCTGTTGTTGATCGGTAATCTTCTGGGTGAAATTGGGTTTCTTGTAGATTTTGCTAACGTTGGCATTACACTTGGAAGTATCTTCGCCCAAGGGATTGGCCAGCAGACAAGTGTAGACACCAGAATCGGCAGTTTCGGCTGGGTTGATAATCAAACCCACATGTTTGCCATCACAAGTCATCAGAGTACGTTCATCGGGTGTAATTGGTACACCATCCTTGCTCCAAATGGTCTCGGGCATGGGATTACCAACGAACGGAGCTGATAACACCAGTTGTTGACCCTCATCCGCGCTAACATCACGCAATGATGACACAAAACTGGGTGCCTCTTCGGCAGCATTTTCATCGGTTACTGGGGCTACATACAATTTTGCTTTGGAAGCAGCAGAGCCCTTGTCATTGGTGGCAATAACTTCGTATAGACCAGAGTCGGCGGGAGTTGGCTTTTCGATGATCATGCTGTAGGTATTATCGGGATTTTGTATCAAAGTACAGTGTTTATTTTGAGGCAAGAGTTCTTGACCGTTGTGGAACCATTTAACATCAGGCATAGGATTGGCCACAACCTTGACGTCCATTTTAACAGGGAAACCTTCAATGCTCTTGGCATCTTGCAATTCAGCCACAAATTCTGGCTTCGTTTCTTTGGGTACCACTTGAATTTTGGCCACACCCTTGACTTCACCACCGGGATTGCTGATGACACACTTGTAGATACCAGCATCATGGGGAGTACAGCAATCAATACTGCAGAGGTAAAATGTAACAATAATAATTGAAACAATTGTAAagtaacaaccaaaaaaatagaaacttACGCAATACCAATCTGGCCATTGGGACTGTTTATAAAGTTGATGGCTTCACTGGGTCTCAGCAGAACTTCATCCTTGAACCACTTGATTTCGGGAGCGGGGAAACCGTTTACAACAGCCTCCAACTTCAAAGGTTCACCGACAGTAATCTTCTTATCACCGATGGGTTTAACAAATGTTGGTTCCAAAGGTTCGGCTGCCACAAGAAAATACGCGTTAAAATTGAATGTGAGAAATTGTGTAGAAATACTTACGATTAACAGCAACTGCACACAAAGCCACTTTCTTGCCGTGTTCGTTGGTGACAGCCAATTTATAGGCTCCGGAATCATTGGGTTCACACTCTTCGATCTCCAATTTAAGAAGACCCTGAGGTGTAGTAGTGATTTTAATgctaattaaaatgtttaaattagaaaatatatcaaaaactcttgtattttaaataactcACTGTTCGCTTGGTTTAACTTCTTCGTTATCCTTGAACCATTGTACAACGGGCAAAGGACTGGCATCCACTACACATTGTAGAGTAAGTGGCTTGCCTTCAGTAACCTCTTGAGTGGGTTCCAAGTTCTTGACAAATATGGGAGCCAACTCCAACATGGTGAGTTTGAAGGGAGCTTCAGTCTTACCGATATCATTAACACCTACCGCTGCATACTAAATAGGAACAACAGAAAGCATATTTAATTAGACTACGGTCTTGGAAAACATTTAAGCTTAATCCAGTCTTACCTTGGCAATATCATTCAAACGGAAGTGAACAACTTCTAGTTCACTGGCAATTTGATCGTTGGAAATAACATTGTGGGCCACACGATATATTTTCTCTTCGGTAAGCTTATCAGTGGCATTGATATCAATGGGTTTGCCATCTTTAAGCCATTCAACTTTGGGCAAGGGAACACCATGTACCACAACCTTGGTTAAAGCGGCATGATAATCATGTATAACTTGATCTTCGGGCGGTGTAATGAATGTGGGTTTCTCAACTGAAAATAATAGACAGATAATTTCGAATTCTTATTTACGTTCTTAGTCAGACATACCATGGACATTGAGTTTAAAGTCCTGGGTAGTAGTGCCTTCATTGTTGACAGCAGTCAAAGTGTAAGTGCCA
Proteins encoded in this region:
- the Obsc gene encoding obscurin isoform X2 — its product is METAFDILVVNQDFKAETSDSVTLTRGDIVEVLKTTETNGGLKNVTDADATAKWLVRVFGDNAKEGWVPKNILDAGLSAMLNGNEKESADFQKKAVIRELIETEEEFNRDLQNVVDRYIKAVDAATAPRNVRDSKDIIFGNFQQIAEFHNMVFIDGVKYYADKPNMVVKTFLRLERDFDMHVKYCKTEPLAQEYLASNKEAYTFFQEISSRYNDEKTLSEHLKLPIQRINDYQLLLKDLLKFSLSLKENIKDIQKALELMLSVPSRAYDNTFLNSIEGYRGNISKIGRLLLREWWTVLDKEGKAHERYLFLFKSRVLICKVRKISETRSIFVLQEIIKIPDCVVEADRENSLIKFTAKPNAKDAQHLPLCLKPHGDHKDLLEKWYTEICTHIDKEVTLQEHKADDLRIDSTQILQETTLNLPQKAEAYNPDSNIKASDVAKDYFLTKEEKERYQAEYQELLRLEQESIQRYNKTKLESYQTVQKSSVSSKETSQHSEIQQRTETISKVSQRSDGVEQQISTQTQSIEQQERVVVKNDNIVEEQRSTNVSCSQESKTEVANKATAEVPVNQSVTQKTVKIQEPKEEPIPKPAPEPKRESPKPARESPKQTKEPSGESPKPKKDSPKPQDVPKQTEEPSKSNRDSPKLRRESPKPTKETAKPTPEEPKVVVQQTAAIKQELRQEHIAEISSSIEEHREEITKTAATITTETEILPPSCPVEEIDENLVGSTSTLLRSHSRLEDRPYSRQSIASVRTLGARSTTSQMEGRAHKSIDKPIVMKMLRCAQVQPGEPAHFEIQYKEKPGLVIWLKDNKPLDDALADRIIQTEAAMNSYRLDIKNCSERDTGAYTAKATTGAEVTTCTAQLVVGQSAEHDESKTNVAPIFLVSLKDAEMLENTMFRFLIKIMGDPKPKVEFFKDNQEILDSDIRRHIVREKDYLGYYELVINEVTKDDAGIYQCKASNKFGDAFCEATVTTAEDKNPFGSLAGQILPPGEKAVFQWKRNGAPFDPEERFKVLFGDDEDSLALVFQHVKPEDAGIYTCVAQTTTGNISCSAELSVQGAIQTLNREPEKPTLVIEHREANTHVGGTAILELQCKGFPKPAVQVKHEGEIIQVDERHKFLYEDDETMSLLIKNATTEDAGIYTIHAMNELGEDTSEISLVVKAPPKIKKVKDITCHVSETVKIEVEVEGYPKPILNLTNNGKDITCEKNIKISEVSIGKSTEKVVIEIVDIKLSQSGNFSLRATNDLSQTSEYWNCTVHSKPVFVKQLEEEYVHGEKETVIMTCRIDAFPEAKLVWYQEGKEINMQNHKYSVSCDGNAYTLKITGVTRVDAGEYSVKADNEHGSATSKTNLLIKCTPEVNSSLKNITVTEGDTNVMLNIGIDAYPKPSVKWYIDGIEIDEKRNEFRRQEEGHDYKLIMKEVSVAMQGTYSAVIMNDYGKIQNECIVTVQCKPKIKKQLKDTELEEGKTLTLETDIYAEPEATVKWFKNGQECSADARLKINHDSKRYEEYSMTLNLCKPEDSGTYEVRAKNLVGESVSKCQVNILTKPEIDHVDIFEKHSFESVPLKFEVIAHGIPKPEAIWYKDGKEIKPDDNTAIIVDGQKYRLEKKYLKLEDAGTYKVVIKNKVGEKTHQGVLTLSGIAEYRKPIVKKGLADISTYKGKPLSLPIVFTADPEPKIVWLKDGKPIQSNDHVKLSVVKKDLEHGLVEYACTLNIDKTEHADNGRYELQIENKFGQANISCFADVLSKPEIIGLKDQGCMPGQTVCFDVVVQANPKPKVTWSRGNENLCNNENCEVIADVEADKYRLVFQTVAAADAGTYTLTAVNNEGTTTQDFKLNVHVEKPTFITPPEDQVIHDYHAALTKVVVHGVPLPKVEWLKDGKPIDINATDKLTEEKIYRVAHNVISNDQIASELEVVHFRLNDIAKYAAVGVNDIGKTEAPFKLTMLELAPIFVKNLEPTQEVTEGKPLTLQCVVDASPLPVVQWFKDNEEVKPSEHIKITTTPQGLLKLEIEECEPNDSGAYKLAVTNEHGKKVALCAVAVNPEPLEPTFVKPIGDKKITVGEPLKLEAVVNGFPAPEIKWFKDEVLLRPSEAINFINSPNGQIGIAIDCCTPHDAGIYKCVISNPGGEVKGVAKIQVVPKETKPEFVAELQDAKSIEGFPVKMDVKVVANPMPDVKWFHNGQELLPQNKHCTLIQNPDNTYSMIIEKPTPADSGLYEVIATNDKGSAASKAKLYVAPVTDENAAEEAPSFVSSLRDVSADEGQQLVLSAPFVGNPMPETIWSKDGVPITPDERTLMTCDGKHVGLIINPAETADSGVYTCLLANPLGEDTSKCNANVSKIYKKPNFTQKITDQQQVYGGDAKISVSVSGVPYPDLQWYFNDKPIEDGDKYYMKNDGDHHTLTVRDCGDRDKGTYKCIATNREGKDITQGRLDIVNEIKKHVRSEPPVFLKKIGDCDIYLGMAAKFTAMATGYPKPEVEWFKNGQKIFPTDKIHMETEANGLMRLSIKDADENDVGRYTCRIFNPHGDEQCEAELLFDTFDSPSQVPLGDQYSDFKKYKHTGAPNPLSEAPYILKMTDRNLHLGWKPSVPSMPRYPITYQVEMMDLPDGEWRTIRTGIRNCSCNVKDLEPFRDYRFRVRVDNKFGVSDPSPYIQTHRSKLVPDPPRTYTYLAPGVDFRPETSPYFPKDFDIECPPHDGMAQAPQFLRREKDVTYGVKGHNTELMWFVYGYPKPKMTYYFDDMLIEPGGRFDFSYTRNGQATLFVNKMLDRDVGWYEAVASNEHGEARQRVRLEIAEYPRFTKRPDETFIMARKNGRIEAHVVGVPVPEIRWYKDWLPLADATRIKIRHIEPHVYILSLSDTIIKDAGLYSISARNVAGSVSSSVMVHIEDNEDQYIYKTYGRHPYVRTKQFRYEDKYDFGDELGRGTQGITYHAVERATGDSYAGKIMYGKPEIRPFMLNEMEMMNIMNHRNLIRLHDAYETDRNVTLILELAAGGELVRDNLLKRDYFRERDIACYVRQVLWGLEHMHDAGLGHMGLTIKDLLISVVGGDFLKISDFGLTRRIHTHTLTTLDYGMPEYVSPEVVNKEGVGFAHDMWSVGVITYVLLSGHNPFRGANDRETLQRIKEGHWDFSDSIWTHITDEGRDFIKRLLVYSPEERMDVKTALRHPWFFMLDRRVSDDEYRISTDHLRNYYNDYRDWYANASCKHYFRRRRLSGCWTHPSKMVYPPGLVYTPESTPEPLPEPRIRTKRVETYSKYLHPEYELGIIQSESHYQYGPDTYLLQLRDVNFPVRLREYMKVAHRRSPSFAMNESLDWSLPIIRERRRFTDIMDEEIDDERTRSRISMYTAQDSCTIRRLRTELGPRLDEYTEAEAMIECRREGYPPFFREKPQALAITEGQPAHIHCFAVGDPKPAIQWFKNDMVLNESNRIKFHTDEDGRSILRLEPAMQFDVGVYKAVARNKVGQTVARCRVVIATLPDAPDSPEISAASSSEILLRWKQPRDDGHTSVLCYSLEYKRLNGDAWINIADNIDHEFYLVHDLQPNTQYQFRLASRNRIGWSEMGIPITGATSGMDAAKIHITKAMKHLQQLTENGHVVLPEEERVHTDYHCEREPPNWVTDHSVNEKYSFISEIARGEFSTIVKGIQKSSDAVVVAKIFEVSEENEEDIVAEFDNFKTLRHERIPALFAAYKPLNVPIAIFIMEKLQGADVLTYFSSRHQYTEQMVATVVVQLLDALQYLHWRGFCHLNIQPDNVVMASVRSIQIKLIDFGCTKKVNKLGVQVRPCGMLDFQAPEMVMEEPVFPQSDIWSVGVLTYLLLSGTSPFRGADEYETKQNITYVRYRFENLFSEVTPEATRFIMFLFKRHPQKRPYTDDCQEHRWLMASDYMVKKRERAHFLGNRLKEFSDDYHNQKSSKAAPKINFEGGPTPSQLLRSNSIQEELFTTY